The following proteins come from a genomic window of Crassostrea angulata isolate pt1a10 chromosome 1, ASM2561291v2, whole genome shotgun sequence:
- the LOC128156531 gene encoding multiple epidermal growth factor-like domains protein 10 isoform X1, with protein MDSLRIVIVLFVLLPYLIKTAISEFAVCVTNISGVYKCCQDYTNISGTCEACIGSWGKNCDNNCSYGYHGHGCRTKCNCGHQQICDPKQGCIVSTSEISSPTIIDDSNMIMVSLLAVSGLLILLLFGVVLFCHRKVREQTKSSKRCSVTNYEDKEGQEDPIYNDVSESRMVGNGVAISSDIYDLPPHFCGVTYSTKNQPNQFKAPLTRSRTVGLEEYGHWYRGSDDYNHINFNSVKQLSSYSTVMTNDYDIFKPSSTSLENHLNDGEC; from the exons ATGGATTCGCTTAGAATCGTTATTGTTCTATTTGTGCTATTGccatatttgataaaaactgCAATATCCGAGTTTGCTGTGTGTGTAACCAA tatatCAGGAGTATATAAGTGTTGCCAGGACTATACGAATATTTCTGGAACATGCGAAG cATGTATCGGTTCGTGGGGAAAAAACTGTGATAACAACTGCAGTTATGGTTATCATGGACACGGTTGTCGTACAAAGTGTAACTGTGGTCATCAGCAGATATGCGATCCAAAACAAGGATGTATAG TTTCAACATCTGAAATCAGCTCACCTACAATCATTGATGATAGTAATATGATTATGGTATCCTTACTAGCTGTGAGTGGTCTCCTGATATTACTGTTGTTTGGTGTTGTCCTTTTTTGTCATAGAAAAGT GAGAGAGCAAACTAAATCTTCAAAAAGATGTTCAG tcaCCAACTATGAAGATAAAGAAGGACAGGAAGACCCTATATATAATGATGTCAGTGAATCTCGTATGGTTGGAAACGGCGTTGCTATATCGTCAGATATTTACGATTTACCTCCTCACTTCTGTGGAGTGACATATTCAACGAAAAACCAACCCAACCAGTTCAAAGCACCATTAACACGCTCCAGAACGGTGGGTCTAGAAGAATACGGACATTGGTACAGAGGTTCTGATGATTACAATCATATTAATTTTAACAGCGTAAAGCAGTTGTCTTCGTATTCTACTGTAATGACAAATGATTATGACATTTTCAAGCCATCCTCAACATCCCTTGAAAATCACTTAAACGATGGCGAGTGTTGA
- the LOC128156531 gene encoding multiple epidermal growth factor-like domains protein 10 isoform X2 produces the protein MNTQKIVIVLISLLPVLINVAISESAVCKSNISGVYKCCQDYTNISGTCEACIGSWGKNCDNNCSYGYHGHGCRTKCNCGHQQICDPKQGCIVSTSEISSPTIIDDSNMIMVSLLAVSGLLILLLFGVVLFCHRKVREQTKSSKRCSVTNYEDKEGQEDPIYNDVSESRMVGNGVAISSDIYDLPPHFCGVTYSTKNQPNQFKAPLTRSRTVGLEEYGHWYRGSDDYNHINFNSVKQLSSYSTVMTNDYDIFKPSSTSLENHLNDGEC, from the exons ATGAACACACAGAAAATCGTTATTGTTTTAATAAGTCTATTACCTGTTTTGATAAATGTTGCAATATCCGAGTCTGCCGTGTGTAAAAGCAA tatatCAGGAGTATATAAGTGTTGCCAGGACTATACGAATATTTCTGGAACATGCGAAG cATGTATCGGTTCGTGGGGAAAAAACTGTGATAACAACTGCAGTTATGGTTATCATGGACACGGTTGTCGTACAAAGTGTAACTGTGGTCATCAGCAGATATGCGATCCAAAACAAGGATGTATAG TTTCAACATCTGAAATCAGCTCACCTACAATCATTGATGATAGTAATATGATTATGGTATCCTTACTAGCTGTGAGTGGTCTCCTGATATTACTGTTGTTTGGTGTTGTCCTTTTTTGTCATAGAAAAGT GAGAGAGCAAACTAAATCTTCAAAAAGATGTTCAG tcaCCAACTATGAAGATAAAGAAGGACAGGAAGACCCTATATATAATGATGTCAGTGAATCTCGTATGGTTGGAAACGGCGTTGCTATATCGTCAGATATTTACGATTTACCTCCTCACTTCTGTGGAGTGACATATTCAACGAAAAACCAACCCAACCAGTTCAAAGCACCATTAACACGCTCCAGAACGGTGGGTCTAGAAGAATACGGACATTGGTACAGAGGTTCTGATGATTACAATCATATTAATTTTAACAGCGTAAAGCAGTTGTCTTCGTATTCTACTGTAATGACAAATGATTATGACATTTTCAAGCCATCCTCAACATCCCTTGAAAATCACTTAAACGATGGCGAGTGTTGA